In a genomic window of Nitrospirota bacterium:
- the thiL gene encoding thiamine-phosphate kinase, producing MDIEQLGEAGLIQRIKRKIPANDPSIVLGIGDDAAIIDPSGRDLLLSTDTIREGIHFSMKYYSFFDIGWKAVAVSISDIAAMGGVPKYLLLSMAMPDKVPVKNIDRLLDGVAEISNIYNVSIIGGNLSRSMQGVVVDTTIVGEVSGGKALLRSGARIGDLIYVTGFPGMSAMGLSILKSRVGGQSGRAFNSVQKPVKPGAKTFINSHLRPVPRVSAGLVISKSKSSTAAIDISDGLLADLAHICDRSKVGARIFCNLLPLPAVPGNISKFLASKPLFYALYGGEDYELLFTVRSDDRTKFESLCRRQDVKCTMIGQITHAEEGLRLINEDNKESIIEPYGYDHFKSGRRRLC from the coding sequence ATGGATATAGAACAACTTGGTGAAGCCGGGCTAATTCAACGTATTAAAAGAAAGATTCCCGCTAATGACCCTTCAATAGTCCTTGGGATAGGTGATGATGCTGCAATCATTGATCCGTCCGGAAGGGATCTTCTTCTTTCCACAGACACTATCAGGGAAGGTATTCATTTTTCAATGAAGTATTACTCCTTTTTTGATATAGGATGGAAGGCTGTTGCTGTATCAATAAGTGATATCGCTGCCATGGGAGGTGTCCCAAAATATCTGCTGCTTTCAATGGCCATGCCGGATAAAGTGCCGGTAAAGAACATTGACAGGCTGCTTGACGGTGTTGCCGAAATTTCGAATATATACAATGTGTCGATTATAGGCGGAAACTTGTCGAGATCAATGCAGGGAGTCGTTGTAGATACAACAATAGTGGGAGAGGTATCAGGCGGAAAGGCCCTTCTTAGATCAGGTGCGCGCATTGGTGATTTGATTTATGTTACAGGTTTTCCCGGTATGTCTGCGATGGGTTTGTCAATTTTGAAATCCAGGGTAGGGGGGCAGTCAGGGAGAGCGTTTAATTCTGTTCAGAAACCTGTCAAACCCGGAGCTAAAACATTTATTAATTCTCATCTGCGTCCGGTACCAAGGGTGTCTGCCGGTCTTGTGATCAGTAAAAGCAAATCATCTACTGCGGCGATTGATATAAGCGATGGACTTCTTGCTGACCTTGCTCATATATGTGATAGAAGCAAGGTTGGGGCGAGGATATTCTGCAATCTCCTTCCTCTTCCCGCTGTGCCAGGTAATATCAGTAAATTTCTTGCCAGTAAACCTTTGTTTTATGCATTATATGGAGGGGAAGATTACGAATTGTTGTTTACTGTCAGATCGGATGACCGCACTAAATTTGAATCACTGTGCAGGAGGCAGGATGTCAAGTGTACGATGATAGGACAAATAACGCATGCTGAGGAAGGGTTAAGATTAATCAATGAAGATAATAAGGAATCTATAATTGAACCGTATGGCTATGATCATTTTAAATCCGGAAGGAGAAGGTTATGTTAA